Proteins from a single region of Pyrus communis chromosome 6, drPyrComm1.1, whole genome shotgun sequence:
- the LOC137737139 gene encoding uncharacterized protein isoform X3 gives MVQLMKSGDFGPETHAIPCTEKVPVKLEVEESLEEEHGPLNKRSKPSPAFQEFNPLDEPSPLGLRLRKSPSLLELIQMKLAQGSAAAAGATQIENLNSGVKKECKANAPLGTADKLKASNFPASLLSIGSWEYKSRYEGDLVAKCYFAKHKLVWEVLEVGLKSKIEIQWSDIMALKATCPDDGPGTLTVVLARQPLFFRETNPQPRKHTLWQATADFTDGQASTYREHILQCPQGLLNKHFEKLIQCDTRLCFLSQQLEIVMESPYFEPCSSAFEDPGESKSHGFDQLGNGPNGKGSSVAGFQDIASPSASQSSSLKVDQQDTASITFEYQSREAPSPSSVMDAQAIEGNGSSEAVDSRGGRNWEQIKVPGLQPSMSMSDLMSHIGNCISEQMTSGNLPSADQQSECQDMLEDIAQYLLSDTQFTTASDEKSLMSRVNSLCCLLQKDPAAAQTQVDGDSHVEGSGNGSDVRPIYTPDNKSGADVKDSEEGVSDGKKASGMSRKDSFAELLFHLPRIASLPSLPKVLFNISEEDCESQAR, from the exons ATGGTGCAGTTGATGAAATCCGGAGATTTCGGACCAGAAACCCATGCAATTCCGTGTACGGAAAAGGTACCGGTGAAGTTGGAGGTTGAGGAATCCTTAGAAGAGGAACATGGCCCGCTCAACAAACGTTCTAAACCCTCTCCTGCTTTTCAAGAG TTCAATCCACTTGATGAGCCTAGCCCTTTGGGTTTGAGGCTGAGAAAGAGCCCATCCCTATTGGAGTTAATTCAAATGAAGCTTGCTCAAGGGAGTGCTGCTGCAGCTGGAGCTACACAGATTGAAAATCTTAACTCTGGAGTTAAAAAGGAGTGTAAAGCAAATGCTCCGTTGGGAACTGCGGATAAGCTGAAGGCTTCAAATTTTCCAGCTTCACTCTTAAGTATTGGGAGTTGGGAG TACAAATCAAGATATGAGGGAGATTTAGTGGCGAAGTGTTACTTTGCTAAGCATAAGCTTGTTTGGGAAGTTCTCGAAGTTGGTCTCAAGAGTAAAATAGAAATCCAGTGGTCAGATATTATGGCTCTGAAAGCAACTTGTCCTGATGATGGACCTGGTACTTTGACTGTTGTG TTGGCTAGACAACCCCTTTTCTTCCGGGAGACTAATCCCCAACCTAGAAAGCACACCTTGTGGCAGGCAACAGCAGATTTTACAGACGGACAAGCTAGCACTTACAG GGAACATATTCTGCAATGCCCACAAGGGTTATTAAACAAACATTTTGAAAAGCTTATCCAGTGTGACACACGACTTTGTTTCTTAAGCCAGCAGCTAGAGATTGTTATGGAATCACCATATTTTGAACCATGCTCTTCAGCTTTTGAAGATCCAGGCGAATCCAAAAGCCATGGTTTTGATCAACTGGGGAATGGACCGAATGGTAAAGGTTCCTCTGTTGCTGGTTTCCAAGATATAGCCTCACCATCTGCAAGTCAGTCATCTTCTTTGAAGGTTGACCAGCAGGATACAGCTTCTATTACATTCGAATATCAGTCCAGAGAAGCACCTTCCCCCAGCTCAG TTATGGATGCTCAGGCAATTGAAGGAAATGGCAGCTCTGAAGCTGTTGATTCCAGGGGGGGCAGAAATTGGGAACAAATAAAAGTGCCTGGGCTTCAGCCATCGATGTCTATGAGTGATCTTATGAGTCACATTGGAAACTGTATTTCAGAACAAATGACTTCTGGAAATCTGCCTTCTGCTGATCAACAGTCAGAATGCCAGGACATGCTAGAGGACATTGCACAATACCTGCTGAGCGACACTCAATTTACAACAGCTTCGGATGAGAAATCCCTCATGTCAAGGGTCAATTCTCTTTGTTGCCTTCTGCAGAAGGACCCCGCTGCAGCTCAAACGCAGGTTGATGGTGATAGTCATGTTGAAGGATCAGGTAATGGAAGCGATGTTCGGCCCATTTACACTCCTGACAATAAATCTGGAGCTGATGTCAAGGATTCTGAAGAGGGTGTTTCTGACGGGAAGAAGGCATCAGGCATGTCAAGAAAAGACTCCTTTGCGGAATTGCTGTTTCATCTGCCTCGGATTGCCTCGCTTCCCTCACTTCCCAAAGTCTTGTTTAACATTTCTGAAGAAGATTGCGAGAGCCAAGCTAGATAG
- the LOC137737139 gene encoding uncharacterized protein isoform X2: protein MVQLMKSGDFGPETHAIPCTEKVPVKLEVEESLEEEHGPLNKRSKPSPAFQERSIGDNVFAVPPSQFNPLDEPSPLGLRLRKSPSLLELIQMKLAQGSAAAAGATQIENLNSGVKKECKANAPLGTADKLKASNFPASLLSIGSWEYKSRYEGDLVAKCYFAKHKLVWEVLEVGLKSKIEIQWSDIMALKATCPDDGPGTLTVVLARQPLFFRETNPQPRKHTLWQATADFTDGQASTYREHILQCPQGLLNKHFEKLIQCDTRLCFLSQQLEIVMESPYFEPCSSAFEDPGESKSHGFDQLGNGPNGKGSSVAGFQDIASPSASQSSSLKVDQQDTASITFEYQSREAPSPSSVMDAQAIEGNGSSEAVDSRGGRNWEQIKVPGLQPSMSMSDLMSHIGNCISEQMTSGNLPSADQQSECQDMLEDIAQYLLSDTQFTTASDEKSLMSRVNSLCCLLQKDPAAAQTQVDGDSHVEGSGNGSDVRPIYTPDNKSGADVKDSEEGVSDGKKASGMSRKDSFAELLFHLPRIASLPSLPKVLFNISEEDCESQAR, encoded by the exons ATGGTGCAGTTGATGAAATCCGGAGATTTCGGACCAGAAACCCATGCAATTCCGTGTACGGAAAAGGTACCGGTGAAGTTGGAGGTTGAGGAATCCTTAGAAGAGGAACATGGCCCGCTCAACAAACGTTCTAAACCCTCTCCTGCTTTTCAAGAG AGGAGTATTGGGGATAATGTGTTTGCTGTCCCACCTTCACAGTTCAATCCACTTGATGAGCCTAGCCCTTTGGGTTTGAGGCTGAGAAAGAGCCCATCCCTATTGGAGTTAATTCAAATGAAGCTTGCTCAAGGGAGTGCTGCTGCAGCTGGAGCTACACAGATTGAAAATCTTAACTCTGGAGTTAAAAAGGAGTGTAAAGCAAATGCTCCGTTGGGAACTGCGGATAAGCTGAAGGCTTCAAATTTTCCAGCTTCACTCTTAAGTATTGGGAGTTGGGAG TACAAATCAAGATATGAGGGAGATTTAGTGGCGAAGTGTTACTTTGCTAAGCATAAGCTTGTTTGGGAAGTTCTCGAAGTTGGTCTCAAGAGTAAAATAGAAATCCAGTGGTCAGATATTATGGCTCTGAAAGCAACTTGTCCTGATGATGGACCTGGTACTTTGACTGTTGTG TTGGCTAGACAACCCCTTTTCTTCCGGGAGACTAATCCCCAACCTAGAAAGCACACCTTGTGGCAGGCAACAGCAGATTTTACAGACGGACAAGCTAGCACTTACAG GGAACATATTCTGCAATGCCCACAAGGGTTATTAAACAAACATTTTGAAAAGCTTATCCAGTGTGACACACGACTTTGTTTCTTAAGCCAGCAGCTAGAGATTGTTATGGAATCACCATATTTTGAACCATGCTCTTCAGCTTTTGAAGATCCAGGCGAATCCAAAAGCCATGGTTTTGATCAACTGGGGAATGGACCGAATGGTAAAGGTTCCTCTGTTGCTGGTTTCCAAGATATAGCCTCACCATCTGCAAGTCAGTCATCTTCTTTGAAGGTTGACCAGCAGGATACAGCTTCTATTACATTCGAATATCAGTCCAGAGAAGCACCTTCCCCCAGCTCAG TTATGGATGCTCAGGCAATTGAAGGAAATGGCAGCTCTGAAGCTGTTGATTCCAGGGGGGGCAGAAATTGGGAACAAATAAAAGTGCCTGGGCTTCAGCCATCGATGTCTATGAGTGATCTTATGAGTCACATTGGAAACTGTATTTCAGAACAAATGACTTCTGGAAATCTGCCTTCTGCTGATCAACAGTCAGAATGCCAGGACATGCTAGAGGACATTGCACAATACCTGCTGAGCGACACTCAATTTACAACAGCTTCGGATGAGAAATCCCTCATGTCAAGGGTCAATTCTCTTTGTTGCCTTCTGCAGAAGGACCCCGCTGCAGCTCAAACGCAGGTTGATGGTGATAGTCATGTTGAAGGATCAGGTAATGGAAGCGATGTTCGGCCCATTTACACTCCTGACAATAAATCTGGAGCTGATGTCAAGGATTCTGAAGAGGGTGTTTCTGACGGGAAGAAGGCATCAGGCATGTCAAGAAAAGACTCCTTTGCGGAATTGCTGTTTCATCTGCCTCGGATTGCCTCGCTTCCCTCACTTCCCAAAGTCTTGTTTAACATTTCTGAAGAAGATTGCGAGAGCCAAGCTAGATAG
- the LOC137737139 gene encoding uncharacterized protein isoform X1, with protein sequence MVQLMKSGDFGPETHAIPCTEKVPVKLEVEESLEEEHGPLNKRSKPSPAFQELQRSIGDNVFAVPPSQFNPLDEPSPLGLRLRKSPSLLELIQMKLAQGSAAAAGATQIENLNSGVKKECKANAPLGTADKLKASNFPASLLSIGSWEYKSRYEGDLVAKCYFAKHKLVWEVLEVGLKSKIEIQWSDIMALKATCPDDGPGTLTVVLARQPLFFRETNPQPRKHTLWQATADFTDGQASTYREHILQCPQGLLNKHFEKLIQCDTRLCFLSQQLEIVMESPYFEPCSSAFEDPGESKSHGFDQLGNGPNGKGSSVAGFQDIASPSASQSSSLKVDQQDTASITFEYQSREAPSPSSVMDAQAIEGNGSSEAVDSRGGRNWEQIKVPGLQPSMSMSDLMSHIGNCISEQMTSGNLPSADQQSECQDMLEDIAQYLLSDTQFTTASDEKSLMSRVNSLCCLLQKDPAAAQTQVDGDSHVEGSGNGSDVRPIYTPDNKSGADVKDSEEGVSDGKKASGMSRKDSFAELLFHLPRIASLPSLPKVLFNISEEDCESQAR encoded by the exons ATGGTGCAGTTGATGAAATCCGGAGATTTCGGACCAGAAACCCATGCAATTCCGTGTACGGAAAAGGTACCGGTGAAGTTGGAGGTTGAGGAATCCTTAGAAGAGGAACATGGCCCGCTCAACAAACGTTCTAAACCCTCTCCTGCTTTTCAAGAG TTGCAGAGGAGTATTGGGGATAATGTGTTTGCTGTCCCACCTTCACAGTTCAATCCACTTGATGAGCCTAGCCCTTTGGGTTTGAGGCTGAGAAAGAGCCCATCCCTATTGGAGTTAATTCAAATGAAGCTTGCTCAAGGGAGTGCTGCTGCAGCTGGAGCTACACAGATTGAAAATCTTAACTCTGGAGTTAAAAAGGAGTGTAAAGCAAATGCTCCGTTGGGAACTGCGGATAAGCTGAAGGCTTCAAATTTTCCAGCTTCACTCTTAAGTATTGGGAGTTGGGAG TACAAATCAAGATATGAGGGAGATTTAGTGGCGAAGTGTTACTTTGCTAAGCATAAGCTTGTTTGGGAAGTTCTCGAAGTTGGTCTCAAGAGTAAAATAGAAATCCAGTGGTCAGATATTATGGCTCTGAAAGCAACTTGTCCTGATGATGGACCTGGTACTTTGACTGTTGTG TTGGCTAGACAACCCCTTTTCTTCCGGGAGACTAATCCCCAACCTAGAAAGCACACCTTGTGGCAGGCAACAGCAGATTTTACAGACGGACAAGCTAGCACTTACAG GGAACATATTCTGCAATGCCCACAAGGGTTATTAAACAAACATTTTGAAAAGCTTATCCAGTGTGACACACGACTTTGTTTCTTAAGCCAGCAGCTAGAGATTGTTATGGAATCACCATATTTTGAACCATGCTCTTCAGCTTTTGAAGATCCAGGCGAATCCAAAAGCCATGGTTTTGATCAACTGGGGAATGGACCGAATGGTAAAGGTTCCTCTGTTGCTGGTTTCCAAGATATAGCCTCACCATCTGCAAGTCAGTCATCTTCTTTGAAGGTTGACCAGCAGGATACAGCTTCTATTACATTCGAATATCAGTCCAGAGAAGCACCTTCCCCCAGCTCAG TTATGGATGCTCAGGCAATTGAAGGAAATGGCAGCTCTGAAGCTGTTGATTCCAGGGGGGGCAGAAATTGGGAACAAATAAAAGTGCCTGGGCTTCAGCCATCGATGTCTATGAGTGATCTTATGAGTCACATTGGAAACTGTATTTCAGAACAAATGACTTCTGGAAATCTGCCTTCTGCTGATCAACAGTCAGAATGCCAGGACATGCTAGAGGACATTGCACAATACCTGCTGAGCGACACTCAATTTACAACAGCTTCGGATGAGAAATCCCTCATGTCAAGGGTCAATTCTCTTTGTTGCCTTCTGCAGAAGGACCCCGCTGCAGCTCAAACGCAGGTTGATGGTGATAGTCATGTTGAAGGATCAGGTAATGGAAGCGATGTTCGGCCCATTTACACTCCTGACAATAAATCTGGAGCTGATGTCAAGGATTCTGAAGAGGGTGTTTCTGACGGGAAGAAGGCATCAGGCATGTCAAGAAAAGACTCCTTTGCGGAATTGCTGTTTCATCTGCCTCGGATTGCCTCGCTTCCCTCACTTCCCAAAGTCTTGTTTAACATTTCTGAAGAAGATTGCGAGAGCCAAGCTAGATAG